Proteins from a single region of Haloarchaeobius litoreus:
- a CDS encoding DUF7539 family protein: protein MSAEIDRETVRRARERLPEWTYEARDQAYTELFEGPDAALTDAELGELDRIDSDLTRRGEPGIWGADEYGIVHDGGVEPGELGVVCTYHPEIPYEGFRGEESLDEASREQYNDVLWTYCERVATYIQTDLDAFLRSASN from the coding sequence ATGAGCGCAGAAATCGACCGCGAGACGGTGCGGCGTGCCCGCGAGCGCCTGCCTGAGTGGACCTACGAGGCGCGTGACCAGGCCTACACGGAGCTGTTCGAGGGGCCGGATGCCGCACTCACGGACGCGGAGCTCGGGGAACTCGACCGTATCGACTCCGACCTGACGCGGCGTGGCGAGCCCGGCATCTGGGGCGCTGACGAGTACGGCATCGTCCACGATGGCGGCGTCGAGCCCGGCGAACTGGGTGTCGTCTGCACCTACCACCCCGAGATCCCATACGAGGGTTTCAGGGGCGAGGAGAGCCTCGACGAGGCGTCTCGGGAGCAGTACAACGACGTGCTCTGGACCTACTGCGAGCGCGTGGCGACGTACATCCAGACGGACCTGGACGCGTTCCTCCGTTCGGCGTCGAACTAA
- a CDS encoding transcription initiation factor IIB, whose protein sequence is MSSVDTRTGTDGVETEVERPTESVAERTETCPECGARLATDPEHAETTCTECGLVVTDRHVDRGPEWRSFDDGERGSRSRVGAPTTRLLHDKGLSSHIGWENRDGRGSTLSPRQRRRMGRLRTWDERFRAKSHDDRNLKQALGEIQRMGSALGLQDEVRETASVIYRRAQAEDLLPGRTIEAISTAALYAAARQMDNPRSIDEVAAVSRVGEQEFKRAYRYLIRELELPVKPANPQQYIARLASALSTRPETERQARELLAAAEGTGVFTGKSPVGLAAAALYAASQLTGERLTQDAVSEVAEVSTVTIRNRYKELLELHDGRTDT, encoded by the coding sequence ATGAGTTCTGTAGATACGAGGACAGGAACGGACGGAGTAGAGACCGAGGTGGAGCGACCGACGGAGAGCGTCGCCGAACGCACGGAGACGTGTCCCGAGTGCGGGGCCCGGCTCGCGACCGACCCCGAGCACGCGGAGACGACCTGCACCGAGTGTGGCCTGGTGGTCACCGACCGACACGTCGACCGGGGTCCGGAGTGGCGGTCGTTCGACGACGGTGAGCGGGGAAGCCGCAGTCGGGTCGGAGCACCGACCACCCGGCTCCTCCACGACAAGGGGCTCTCCAGCCACATCGGCTGGGAGAACCGCGACGGTCGCGGCTCCACGCTGAGCCCCCGCCAGCGACGGCGGATGGGCCGGCTCCGGACCTGGGACGAGCGCTTCCGGGCGAAGAGCCACGACGACCGCAACCTCAAGCAGGCGCTCGGTGAGATCCAGCGGATGGGGAGCGCCCTCGGCCTCCAGGACGAGGTCAGGGAGACCGCGAGCGTCATCTACCGGCGAGCCCAGGCGGAGGACCTGCTCCCGGGACGCACCATCGAGGCCATCTCGACCGCCGCGCTGTACGCGGCGGCTCGCCAGATGGACAACCCCCGCAGCATCGACGAGGTCGCCGCGGTGAGTCGCGTCGGCGAGCAGGAGTTCAAGCGGGCGTACCGCTATCTGATCCGCGAGCTCGAACTGCCGGTCAAGCCCGCGAACCCACAGCAGTACATCGCCCGGCTGGCGTCTGCACTCTCCACCCGGCCGGAGACCGAGCGACAGGCACGCGAGCTCCTCGCCGCCGCGGAAGGGACAGGCGTCTTCACGGGCAAGAGTCCGGTCGGGCTGGCAGCAGCGGCCCTGTACGCCGCGTCCCAGCTCACCGGCGAGCGGCTGACGCAGGACGCGGTCAGCGAGGTGGCCGAGGTGAGCACCGTGACCATCCGCAACCGGTACAAGGAGCTCCTCGAGCTCCACGACGGCCGGACCGACACCTGA
- a CDS encoding Hsp20/alpha crystallin family protein, with protein sequence MSTPSNPFEELMRLTERMNQQFEETTRTWSRDGPASWLSMEGDEMSLDLVEHDDEFVAAVDLPGFERDEVTIRVTDHRLEIDAEHEAETEEEEEHYLRHERTHRELHRSVRLPDEVDTENVEANMRNGVLTVTLPKREVTEARTIEIEES encoded by the coding sequence ATGAGCACACCCAGCAACCCCTTCGAGGAACTGATGCGACTCACCGAACGGATGAACCAGCAGTTCGAGGAGACAACACGCACCTGGTCGAGGGACGGCCCCGCATCCTGGTTGTCGATGGAAGGAGACGAGATGTCACTGGACCTCGTCGAACACGACGACGAGTTCGTCGCCGCCGTCGACCTACCGGGGTTCGAACGGGACGAGGTGACCATCCGCGTGACCGACCACCGACTGGAGATCGATGCCGAACACGAGGCCGAGACAGAGGAGGAGGAGGAGCACTACCTCCGACACGAGCGTACTCACCGCGAGCTGCACCGGTCGGTCCGGCTGCCCGACGAGGTCGATACGGAGAACGTCGAGGCCAACATGCGGAACGGCGTCCTGACCGTCACGCTCCCGAAGCGCGAGGTGACGGAGGCCCGCACCATCGAGATCGAGGAGTCCTGA
- a CDS encoding dienelactone hydrolase family protein — translation MADQDGSRVSIPAGSATLDGELHLPDGGSGLVVFAHGSGSSRHSPRNQYVASVLRERGLGTLLFDLLTEAEDRAYENRFDIDRLTDRLDAATGWLREREDTAPLAVGYFGSSTGAAAALRAAAAREDVGAVVSRGGRVDLASAQLPDVTAATLFVVGGADTQVLELNREAYERLACEKELVVVEGAGHLFEGEGELERVAELAADWFGDHLV, via the coding sequence ATGGCCGACCAGGATGGGTCCCGTGTCTCGATCCCGGCTGGTTCGGCGACGCTCGACGGTGAGCTCCACCTGCCGGACGGGGGCTCCGGGCTGGTCGTGTTCGCCCACGGCAGCGGCAGCAGCCGCCACAGCCCCCGCAACCAGTACGTCGCGTCCGTCCTGCGCGAGCGGGGCCTCGGGACGCTCCTGTTCGACCTGCTCACCGAGGCCGAGGACCGGGCCTACGAGAACCGGTTCGACATCGACCGGCTGACCGACCGCCTCGATGCGGCCACGGGCTGGCTCCGCGAGCGCGAGGACACGGCCCCGCTCGCGGTCGGGTACTTCGGCTCCAGCACCGGTGCGGCCGCCGCGCTCAGGGCTGCCGCGGCCCGAGAGGACGTCGGTGCCGTCGTCTCCCGGGGTGGCCGCGTCGACCTCGCGTCGGCCCAGCTACCGGACGTGACCGCGGCGACGCTGTTCGTGGTGGGCGGGGCGGACACGCAGGTGCTGGAGCTGAACCGCGAGGCGTACGAGCGACTGGCCTGTGAGAAGGAACTCGTCGTCGTCGAGGGTGCGGGACACCTGTTCGAAGGCGAGGGTGAGCTGGAGCGGGTGGCGGAACTCGCGGCAGACTGGTTCGGCGACCACCTCGTGTAG
- a CDS encoding Hsp20/alpha crystallin family protein, with protein MRRNQPRTSARGVEQPTADRPRTDGDGFPIDLEDHGEEFVVSANLPGLRTQDIDVSVRNARVRIAADFGQGDEDRYLRQERGRGEVSRVLHLPEPVDERRVSANYTGGVLRVHLPRRHRPKRVEVE; from the coding sequence ATGAGACGCAATCAACCGCGGACGAGCGCGCGCGGTGTTGAACAGCCGACAGCCGATCGACCTCGCACGGACGGCGACGGATTCCCGATCGACCTGGAGGACCACGGCGAGGAGTTCGTCGTCTCGGCCAACCTGCCGGGCCTGCGGACGCAGGACATCGACGTGAGCGTACGGAACGCCCGCGTCCGTATCGCCGCCGACTTCGGCCAGGGGGACGAGGACCGGTATCTCAGGCAGGAGCGCGGTCGCGGAGAGGTGTCGCGGGTGCTCCACCTCCCCGAGCCCGTCGACGAACGACGGGTCTCGGCGAACTACACCGGTGGCGTCCTCAGGGTCCACCTCCCGAGGCGTCACCGGCCGAAGCGTGTCGAGGTGGAGTGA
- a CDS encoding nicotinate phosphoribosyltransferase codes for MAPPTRGAAGPDARASGLALFTDRYELAMLQGYHETGHDPLATFDLYFRSLPTDRGYVVAAGLEQALDYVLTLSFDDEELAFLDSLGFSESFLEFLAAFEFTGEIRAVPEGTVVFPDEPLVEVTAPISQAQLFETLLLNQVGYQSLVATKAARMRDTVDRLGDGQALVDFGSRRAHGTDAGLKAVRAAYIGGFDATSNVEAGWRFDVPTAGTMAHSWVQSFPTEREAFEAFLDVYGEDSVLLVDTYDTVGGARTAASVAAERELDIEGVRLDSGDLVGLSKTVSEIVDCGIFVSSGMDEYSIESFLNGGGVATGFGPGTALVTSEDAPTLNMVYKLVAVEQDGDLVPSMKLSPGKATYPWQKSVRRVERDGRFHRDVLALRDEAGRGDEQLRVVVEDGEWVGESPSLATCRERTLGQLTRLPARFRALRRPASYQVRPSDGLQEMTGALREELERQYLRDE; via the coding sequence ATGGCGCCACCGACACGCGGAGCGGCAGGACCCGACGCCCGGGCTTCCGGGCTCGCACTGTTCACGGACCGCTACGAGCTGGCGATGCTGCAGGGGTACCACGAGACGGGTCACGACCCGCTCGCGACGTTCGACCTGTACTTCCGGTCGCTGCCGACCGACCGTGGCTACGTCGTCGCGGCGGGGCTCGAACAGGCGCTCGACTACGTCCTGACCCTCTCGTTCGACGACGAGGAGCTCGCGTTCCTGGACTCGCTCGGGTTCTCCGAGAGCTTCCTCGAGTTCCTCGCGGCGTTCGAGTTCACCGGCGAGATACGGGCCGTGCCGGAGGGGACGGTCGTGTTCCCCGACGAACCGCTGGTGGAGGTGACGGCGCCCATCAGTCAGGCACAGCTGTTCGAGACGCTACTGCTGAACCAGGTGGGCTACCAGAGCCTCGTCGCGACGAAGGCCGCCCGGATGCGAGATACGGTCGACCGGCTCGGCGACGGTCAGGCGCTCGTCGACTTCGGCTCCCGAAGAGCGCACGGAACAGACGCGGGACTGAAGGCCGTCCGTGCTGCGTACATCGGCGGCTTCGACGCGACCTCCAACGTCGAAGCCGGTTGGCGCTTCGACGTCCCGACCGCCGGGACGATGGCGCACTCGTGGGTCCAGAGCTTCCCGACGGAGCGGGAGGCATTCGAAGCGTTCCTCGATGTCTACGGCGAGGACTCGGTCCTGCTCGTGGACACGTACGACACGGTCGGGGGCGCGCGGACCGCCGCCAGCGTCGCCGCGGAACGAGAGCTCGACATCGAGGGTGTCCGGCTGGATTCGGGGGACCTCGTCGGGCTCTCGAAGACGGTCTCGGAGATCGTCGACTGCGGGATATTCGTCTCCTCGGGGATGGACGAGTACAGCATCGAGTCGTTCCTCAACGGGGGCGGAGTCGCGACGGGCTTCGGCCCGGGGACGGCACTGGTCACCAGCGAGGACGCCCCTACGCTCAACATGGTGTACAAGCTGGTCGCTGTAGAGCAGGACGGGGACCTCGTCCCGTCGATGAAGCTCTCGCCCGGAAAGGCCACCTACCCGTGGCAGAAGAGCGTCCGCAGGGTCGAGCGGGACGGACGGTTCCATCGGGACGTGCTCGCCCTCAGAGACGAGGCTGGACGCGGCGATGAACAGCTCCGGGTCGTCGTCGAGGACGGCGAATGGGTGGGTGAATCGCCGTCGCTCGCGACCTGTCGGGAGCGGACCCTGGGACAGCTCACACGGCTCCCGGCCCGGTTTCGAGCCCTCAGGCGGCCGGCCTCGTATCAGGTGCGGCCGAGCGACGGGCTCCAAGAGATGACGGGTGCGCTCCGCGAGGAGCTCGAACGACAGTACCTGAGGGACGAGTGA
- a CDS encoding phosphosulfolactate synthase, with translation MLARTMPLDERAFDFLHLTDRPAEPRDRGITESRGPYDDPMEPRALRDSPETMGHYVGSDEFSGGSFALLPESAVRELVESSPEFDLQVSTGGTVECMRSGLWGKKSTRGRVASSSRG, from the coding sequence ATGCTCGCACGAACCATGCCGCTCGACGAGCGCGCGTTCGACTTCCTGCACCTCACCGATAGACCGGCGGAGCCCCGGGACCGTGGAATCACGGAGAGCCGGGGGCCGTACGACGACCCGATGGAGCCGCGGGCGCTTCGAGATAGCCCCGAGACGATGGGCCACTACGTGGGTAGCGACGAGTTCTCGGGGGGCTCGTTCGCCCTGCTGCCGGAGTCTGCGGTCCGAGAGCTCGTCGAGAGCTCCCCCGAGTTCGACCTCCAGGTCTCGACCGGTGGAACCGTCGAGTGCATGCGCTCCGGGCTCTGGGGGAAGAAGTCGACCCGGGGCAGGGTCGCGTCCTCCAGCAGGGGGTGA
- a CDS encoding MmgE/PrpD family protein, whose protein sequence is MTTTAELAAFARDVEYESLSGPVRDELKKRLLDSLGIAVGAMEAETSAVVRSTVDEYAGDGDCRLWGSGRHTSPVAAAMYNTTLVRYLDYMDSFLAPGETPHPSDNVAAVLAVAEQQGRSGAELLASLAVAYEVQGELAWNAPVRGRGWDHVTHTVVSAATAAGDARGLDTEQLRNAIGIAGTAHNALRVTRTGGINEWKGVASANAARNAVHSVVLADHGMEGPVDLFEGQKGWKEVISGPFQLDLDTGCERVLDTMTKRYVAETYAQSAVEGIVELAAGEDIDHERVEAITLQTFHGAALIIGGGEGNRHDVQTKAQADHSLPYMLSAALVDGELTRESYTPERIHREGVQRLLETVSVDEDDTLTERFEAGAMPAIVDVAVDDGTVYRVEKDAFAGHPSKPMSWDDLVAKFESMTADRYDEAHRDRIVETVRGIEDHEVADLVALLD, encoded by the coding sequence ATGACCACGACGGCTGAACTCGCGGCCTTCGCCCGTGACGTCGAGTACGAGTCGCTCTCTGGGCCGGTCCGCGACGAGCTGAAGAAGCGACTCCTCGACTCGCTCGGCATCGCGGTCGGCGCGATGGAGGCGGAGACCTCCGCGGTCGTGCGGTCGACGGTCGACGAGTACGCCGGCGACGGCGACTGTCGGCTGTGGGGGAGCGGCCGACACACCTCGCCGGTCGCCGCGGCGATGTACAACACCACGCTCGTCCGCTACCTCGACTACATGGACTCGTTCCTCGCGCCCGGGGAGACGCCCCACCCCAGCGACAACGTGGCCGCCGTACTCGCCGTGGCCGAACAGCAGGGGCGCTCCGGGGCCGAACTCCTCGCGTCGCTCGCCGTGGCCTACGAGGTGCAGGGCGAACTCGCCTGGAACGCGCCGGTGCGTGGCCGCGGCTGGGACCACGTCACGCACACGGTCGTCTCGGCCGCGACCGCGGCCGGGGACGCCCGTGGGCTCGACACGGAGCAACTGCGGAACGCGATCGGCATCGCCGGCACCGCGCACAACGCGCTGCGCGTGACCCGGACCGGCGGCATCAACGAGTGGAAGGGCGTCGCGAGCGCGAACGCCGCGCGGAACGCCGTCCACTCGGTCGTGCTCGCCGACCACGGCATGGAGGGACCGGTCGACCTGTTCGAGGGCCAGAAGGGCTGGAAGGAGGTCATCTCCGGCCCGTTCCAGCTCGACCTCGACACCGGCTGTGAGCGCGTCCTCGACACGATGACGAAGCGATACGTCGCGGAGACCTACGCCCAGTCGGCGGTCGAGGGCATCGTCGAGCTCGCCGCGGGGGAGGACATCGACCACGAGCGCGTCGAGGCCATCACGCTCCAGACGTTCCACGGGGCCGCGCTCATCATCGGTGGCGGCGAGGGCAACCGTCACGACGTACAGACGAAGGCACAGGCGGACCACTCGCTGCCGTACATGCTGTCGGCGGCACTCGTCGACGGGGAGCTCACCCGGGAATCGTACACGCCGGAACGGATCCATCGCGAGGGGGTGCAGCGGCTGCTCGAGACGGTGTCGGTCGACGAGGACGACACGCTGACCGAGCGCTTCGAGGCGGGTGCGATGCCCGCCATCGTCGACGTCGCAGTCGACGACGGGACGGTGTACCGCGTCGAGAAGGACGCTTTCGCGGGGCATCCGAGCAAGCCGATGTCGTGGGACGACCTCGTGGCGAAGTTCGAGTCGATGACTGCGGACCGCTACGACGAGGCCCATCGGGACCGCATCGTCGAGACGGTGAGAGGGATTGAGGACCACGAGGTCGCGGACCTCGTCGCGCTGCTGGACTGA
- a CDS encoding pyridoxamine 5'-phosphate oxidase family protein: MEHIEYAYTHGMDDEEITERLRAKGTGVLSLADDGDAYGIPLAHYYDGEDLYFRLGMTEDSRKRELLDGGGIVSYVVYGAEETEDPRSIDSWSIVAEGTLTRIPESDHDSFDTAEINRHFSPIRVFDEDIEEIDIVIVRLDADSMTGRRTSFD, encoded by the coding sequence ATGGAACACATCGAGTACGCGTACACCCACGGGATGGACGACGAGGAGATAACCGAGCGACTGCGCGCCAAGGGAACGGGTGTGCTGTCACTGGCCGACGACGGCGACGCCTACGGCATCCCACTGGCCCACTACTACGACGGCGAGGACCTCTACTTCCGACTGGGGATGACCGAGGACAGTCGGAAGCGCGAGCTGCTGGACGGTGGTGGCATCGTCTCCTACGTCGTCTACGGGGCAGAGGAGACCGAGGACCCGCGCAGCATCGACTCGTGGAGCATCGTCGCGGAGGGGACGCTGACCCGCATCCCCGAGTCGGACCACGACAGCTTCGACACCGCGGAAATCAACCGCCACTTCTCCCCAATCCGCGTGTTCGACGAGGATATCGAGGAGATCGATATCGTCATCGTCCGCCTCGATGCCGACTCGATGACGGGACGGAGGACGTCCTTCGACTGA
- a CDS encoding zinc-binding dehydrogenase has product MRAAVLESYGEPLSIESVPEPDPEPHGAVVEVEACGICRSDWHAWQGHGEWADDQVALGQVLGHEPAGRVVAVGDDVTRLSVGDRVAVPFNLGDGACPHCLNGHGNVCDDGYALGFELDAPGAFAEAVHVPHADYNAIGLPSNVEPEEMAALGCRYVTAFHALSHRVDLAAGDWVAVHGCGGLGLAAVQLAAALGAGVVAVDVREEPLELASDLGATTTVDASTVDDVPGEVEALTGDGAHVSVDALGRAETCRNSVDCLRTRGTHVQLGLTTEAERGEVSLPIDAMARWDVSFLGSRGMPPTRYDELLRMIAADRIDPGALVTRRVALSEVSDRLAAMTDYGTRGVEVVTEFGG; this is encoded by the coding sequence ATGCGCGCAGCAGTCCTCGAATCCTACGGCGAACCCCTGAGCATCGAGTCGGTGCCGGAACCGGACCCCGAACCCCACGGCGCGGTGGTCGAGGTGGAAGCCTGCGGCATCTGTCGGAGCGACTGGCACGCCTGGCAGGGTCACGGCGAGTGGGCGGACGACCAGGTCGCCCTCGGGCAGGTGCTCGGTCACGAGCCCGCGGGCCGGGTCGTCGCGGTGGGCGACGACGTGACGCGACTGTCGGTCGGCGACCGCGTCGCGGTCCCATTCAACCTCGGCGACGGGGCCTGTCCGCACTGCCTGAACGGCCACGGCAACGTCTGCGACGACGGGTACGCACTCGGCTTCGAGCTGGACGCGCCCGGGGCGTTCGCGGAGGCGGTCCACGTCCCCCACGCCGACTACAACGCCATCGGGCTCCCGTCGAACGTGGAGCCGGAGGAGATGGCCGCGCTCGGCTGCCGGTACGTGACGGCGTTCCACGCGCTCTCGCACCGCGTCGACCTCGCGGCCGGTGACTGGGTTGCCGTCCACGGCTGCGGTGGGCTCGGCCTCGCTGCGGTCCAGCTCGCGGCCGCACTCGGGGCCGGCGTCGTCGCCGTGGACGTGCGCGAGGAACCGCTCGAACTCGCGAGCGATCTCGGTGCGACGACGACGGTGGACGCGTCCACGGTCGACGACGTGCCGGGCGAGGTCGAGGCGCTGACCGGCGACGGTGCTCACGTCTCGGTCGACGCGCTCGGGCGTGCCGAGACCTGCCGCAACAGCGTCGACTGTCTGCGGACGCGCGGGACCCACGTCCAGCTCGGCCTCACGACCGAGGCGGAACGCGGCGAGGTCTCGCTCCCCATCGACGCGATGGCTCGCTGGGACGTCTCCTTCCTCGGCTCACGGGGGATGCCCCCGACACGGTACGACGAGCTCCTGCGGATGATCGCGGCCGACAGAATCGACCCCGGTGCACTGGTGACCCGTCGCGTCGCGCTCTCGGAGGTGTCGGACCGGCTGGCCGCGATGACCGACTACGGGACGCGCGGGGTGGAGGTCGTCACCGAGTTCGGTGGCTGA
- a CDS encoding site-specific integrase, with product MNRRASGDRGDRPIAATFDRYLQDKGKGRGGQGGNYRRNAARELERFADWARGDRGPDDWDGIVAEADREPAFADLDDRVFREYARHLAGDRGLKPNTVQTYYAYVSAWCGWCVNEGYLSAHHAQRASATAPLPTDDGRKPGDQQAWTPEQRHALTRHVDQVARDAVETFTTLDEDTDPVDRGRARYRAIRAARDRALVFVVAYTAVRIGEVLRDPDDPRRRGVRWSEVDLDAGSMEVYRKKQQWDAASLPDPVLGPLRRYRRLLDPPSDRWPVFPTFDQRTLAGLVQDGLADRGLRPGEIDDRRGEHARDLLLALDADLRPPSLTTDGGRGVLRRVTEASDVTVDHPKHDYLAPHGGRRGMGEVLVRAFGYTVAARYLDNSEEMVRDRYSHIEAGELGDVATEALDDVDF from the coding sequence ATGAACCGGCGAGCGTCCGGCGACCGTGGGGACCGTCCCATCGCCGCGACCTTCGACCGGTACCTCCAGGACAAAGGCAAGGGTCGGGGCGGCCAGGGCGGCAACTACCGTCGGAACGCCGCCCGCGAGCTGGAGCGATTCGCCGACTGGGCCCGCGGCGACCGAGGCCCGGACGACTGGGACGGCATCGTCGCCGAGGCAGATCGTGAACCCGCGTTCGCCGACCTCGACGACCGCGTGTTCCGGGAGTACGCTCGCCACCTCGCCGGCGACCGCGGCCTCAAGCCGAACACCGTCCAGACGTACTACGCGTACGTCTCCGCCTGGTGCGGCTGGTGCGTCAACGAGGGCTACCTGAGCGCTCACCACGCCCAGCGGGCAAGTGCGACCGCCCCGTTACCCACCGACGACGGACGCAAACCCGGGGACCAGCAGGCGTGGACCCCAGAACAGCGACACGCGCTGACCCGCCACGTCGACCAGGTGGCACGGGACGCCGTCGAGACGTTCACGACACTCGACGAGGACACAGACCCGGTCGACCGCGGTCGCGCCCGCTACCGCGCCATCCGCGCCGCCAGGGACCGCGCGCTCGTCTTCGTCGTCGCCTACACCGCCGTCCGCATCGGCGAGGTGCTCCGGGACCCCGACGACCCGCGCCGGCGCGGCGTCCGCTGGAGCGAGGTGGACCTCGACGCGGGGAGCATGGAGGTCTACCGCAAGAAGCAGCAGTGGGACGCCGCGAGCCTGCCGGACCCGGTCCTGGGGCCGCTGCGACGCTACCGCCGGCTGCTCGACCCGCCGAGCGACCGGTGGCCGGTGTTCCCCACCTTCGACCAGCGGACGCTCGCCGGGCTGGTGCAGGACGGGCTCGCTGACCGCGGGCTGCGACCCGGGGAGATCGACGACCGGCGCGGCGAACACGCCCGCGACCTGTTGCTCGCACTGGACGCGGACCTCCGGCCACCGTCCCTGACGACCGACGGTGGCCGGGGTGTCCTGCGGCGCGTGACCGAGGCGAGCGACGTCACGGTCGACCACCCGAAGCACGACTACCTCGCCCCCCACGGCGGCCGGCGGGGCATGGGCGAGGTGCTCGTGCGGGCGTTCGGCTACACCGTCGCCGCCCGGTACCTCGACAACTCCGAGGAGATGGTCCGCGACCGTTACTCGCACATCGAGGCCGGCGAGCTCGGCGACGTGGCGACCGAGGCGCTGGACGACGTCGACTTCTGA
- a CDS encoding Fic family protein, with the protein MNPAEFADGPGTIDPHDGLPCYRPASLPPEIEYTDDLLRVYGDAQYALGRLATLHRNVDNENLLIAPFVVREAAMSSQIEGTNVTVSDIILHEIDGSPERSAADSRDVREAYNYVDAVRQGFERLGDGEQLSVDLIRDLHETLLHDTRGVDEHPGELRDVPVYIGSPDGSAESARFVPANPDTVDLLLDQLVAYINRGSYPPLVDVAITHYQFETIHPFRDGNGRLGRLLMMLQLYDAGLLPEPYLYLSAYFNRRRQRYLDLLLAVSRDGAWEEWITFVLNAVAEQAIDAYDCGVELQALQAEYYDLFPNRPAVRDVVDYVFEEPYLTASRAIEATGRSRQAVYDAIEALEAEGIVEEISGGERYRVYEAPQIIDVVGSP; encoded by the coding sequence ATGAACCCAGCGGAGTTCGCCGACGGGCCGGGAACCATCGACCCGCACGACGGCCTGCCGTGTTACCGGCCGGCCAGTCTCCCGCCGGAGATCGAGTACACCGACGACCTGCTCCGGGTGTACGGCGACGCGCAGTACGCGCTCGGTCGGCTGGCGACGCTCCACCGGAACGTGGACAACGAGAACCTCCTCATCGCACCGTTCGTCGTTCGCGAGGCCGCGATGAGTTCGCAGATCGAGGGGACGAACGTCACCGTCTCGGACATCATCCTGCACGAGATAGACGGCTCTCCGGAGCGGTCGGCGGCCGACTCGCGCGACGTGCGGGAGGCGTACAACTACGTGGACGCGGTCAGGCAGGGGTTCGAGCGGCTCGGCGACGGCGAGCAGTTGAGCGTCGATCTGATTCGGGACCTCCACGAGACCCTGCTCCACGACACCCGCGGCGTCGACGAGCATCCGGGCGAGCTACGGGACGTTCCGGTGTACATCGGCTCGCCGGACGGCTCGGCCGAGAGCGCCCGGTTCGTCCCGGCGAACCCCGACACGGTCGACCTGCTCCTGGACCAGCTCGTCGCGTACATCAACCGTGGGTCGTACCCCCCGCTCGTCGACGTGGCCATCACCCACTACCAGTTCGAGACCATCCACCCGTTTCGCGACGGGAACGGCCGGCTCGGGCGGCTCCTGATGATGCTCCAGCTGTACGATGCGGGACTGCTCCCCGAGCCGTACCTCTACCTGAGCGCGTACTTCAACCGGCGACGGCAACGGTACCTCGACCTCCTCCTGGCGGTGAGTCGGGACGGGGCCTGGGAGGAGTGGATCACGTTCGTCCTGAACGCGGTCGCGGAACAGGCCATCGACGCGTACGACTGCGGGGTCGAACTCCAGGCGCTCCAGGCCGAGTACTACGACCTGTTCCCGAACCGTCCGGCGGTGCGTGACGTGGTGGACTACGTCTTCGAGGAGCCGTACCTGACCGCCAGCCGGGCCATCGAGGCGACCGGGCGGTCACGACAGGCGGTGTACGACGCGATCGAGGCGCTGGAGGCGGAGGGCATCGTCGAGGAGATCTCGGGCGGGGAACGGTACCGCGTGTACGAGGCGCCACAGATAATCGACGTCGTCGGGTCGCCCTGA